CAATGATCAGCACAGTATTCATGCTGACTCAAACAACAACTCGAATGCACGATGTTCATATCAGATCCATGGAAGCCATGGCAAACTTTACAAAAGCTGCTGACGCTTTTCCATCCGAAGATGTTTCTTTTAATTTAGCTGTTGACGAAGCTAAGAAACTGCTCAGAGATCTCAAAATTGGTAGGTCAAATAATTTCTGcctctgattttttgaaaagagaaacatttttgcatattttttccagacgTGAATCAAGTCAACGCACCAACTCTGCCACAAAGAACCGATCGCCAACGATATAATCAACAAGTTGACGTTTGTAATGAGTGGATTGAAGAGCTTCATGACGATGAGCCAGCTATCAAAGGAGGAGCATTAATGCAAATTGCTAGAGTATTCCGAAACAGAACGTATCACTGTCAGAGGTTGTTCGAATATGGAGTATTTGATGCTGTCAAAGGTATATTCGATTTCAGTGtcgaaataaataattattttctctatttctttcAGATATGGTCGCCGATGATGATTCATACGTATATTTGTCTGCAATCAATTGTCTCTGTGAAATGGGACTTTACAATAAGAACATGTTTGAGGATACAATTGAATATTATGAAGAGATGTCAAATCAACCTCAGAAAGACACTAAAATGATCATTCGTGTTGGAAGAGTCGCTGAAGCGATTGGAAAACTTTTGCTCGCACGTGGAGAGATTTCTGTCACCTATTTCGATCGACTCGCCACACTTTTCATGAAAGGAATCGATGAACCAGAAGAGATTCTTCGTGCCAGCAGTTGTGGAGCTTTTGGAAATCTTATGATTGCTACTCGTGGACGAGGATCCGAGAAATGGTTGGGACAGGTGTTCCATAAAATTGTCAATATTATTCGAGTCGATCGATCGCCACTTGTTAGACGTTCGGCTGCTGATCTCATTCGTCATAGCTTACAATCAACTGGTAGAGATATGCTGGCTGtgagtggttttttttcgctgaaacaGAAATCAAAACGGCTAAGCGAATTTCATACTCGGAGaaattttaatctaaaaaaaacaaaccaaaaaacgttaaaaatgaCCCGAATTATTTacacaataatattttttataaattttcctaaaggctcaaaatttttcaatttctggaaattttttaaaactttccagTGTGACGTTTGGGGTCATTTTTAACGCTTTTctcattaacaaaaaaataattttccataaaaatttcaaaattttataaaattcagatTCTCCGAGAACATCTTCTCGATCTTCACCGCGAAATTCGTCAACTTCATCGAACGGATCGTGATGAGACTGTCCGTTTACACGCTCAATTATGTCTCGAAGAAATTGAAGCAGCACTGCGTCAAAATCAAGAGGACACTGAAAGAGGATATCACAGAAGAATACGGTTCTAATATCAATGTTTATTGTCATGACAAAAATATTCTGAGattatttatcagtttatataattttctagAGGCTTTATTGAGTTGTAAgcgatttttgtttctttttttcctttttttgttctgattttcatttttaacatttttcttcatatgcggaatattttattaaaattaattcccACCGCCCCCCGCCccccaatttccaaaatctcaTTCACAAGACTTGTCGTTctcttttctcatttcttgGTATTTTTCGCATCAATTGTTTCGTTCTTATGGAAATACTttctttttcatattaaagttttgttaaaagtgaatttattttaagaattattttttgattttatcggTTCGATACCGTTTTTAATATCTGTgcttttgtttgaaaaatctcgtATTTTATGCATATTTTCTGACGAATTCCATGTTCCAGACgcggaatttttcgatttttgcattaaaaatacGATACTGATCTCGACACgactttttttggttaaaattggaaagatatgcgcctttaaacattactgtagtttcaaaattaccgtactttttaaaggcgcaagcctttaaataaattttaataaaaattccgaccgtgtcgagaccaggcaCCGTATTTTGGGCGCAAAAGTCATAAATTTTCGCACcttaaacaaaataaaatatatttcaggATAGTTTCCAGGTCGAATGGCCGTAGTTTCTCTAGATTCTGATCTACTAATAGCCACAATCAATGAATTTTACACAACAACAGATGAGCACAGAAGACATGAAATTGATGCGATTTTATGTCGATTCAAGACTGGTTAgggatttttcttttgaaaatttagtcttaaaatccgaaaaaaatcgaattaaaatgaacaatccaattttttgattaaaattcatttttgaattccctccaaaatcaCTGATTGGTCTTGTAGTTCtctttttggagggaatttagaccaacattttctgaatttaagaGTATTCCGGGcttttggaaataattttgaatttcttcagACTATGAATGTATGCAAACAGTTGGAGCATGTATGAGAATTATCAGTCAACCTACAAGCTCATCAATTGTCAGATATTTCGGTGCAGTGGCTCTTTACGATGTGATTCGAGTACGAAGTGAAGAGTGTATTGCAAATGAGGCAGTGGTTAGAATAAAATCtcgattttgagaaaaaattaattattttatatttacagCAATTAAGcttgaaaacatttctgatTGATAGCTTAAAATCTGGAGCCTATGCTCAAACAACATCAGTTTTGAATAAGCTTTCTGCTGCACTTGCTCTCTTTTCTCTATACTGTGTACCTGATCTCTGGCCGACGCCTGTTCAAGATCTGACACCGACACTCGCAGGATCTCCCGAAATATTGTTAAAGTGAGATAATTCTAtggatttaaaattgattgtATCAAGATTGCAGAGTACTTTCCGATATGGCAGCTGAGTTTTCGCATGTCACAATGCCATTGACACAGAGGAGTAAACTGAAAGGCGAATTGCACAAATTCTCCGaggttttttccagaaaaaaaaatcgaaaaacgaaatttttccgaattttagaagaccgaaaaattgaaaaaaaaatttagaaaattaacagaaaaatgcaatttctttttccaatatttttaaaaataaatattgaaaagaaaaaacatgagccgaaaaatataattttcttcttaaaaaaaggcaaaatggctgaaatttcgggtctcgttaggtatttggcgcCAAAACCGTAGattcaaacgttttcaagcattttttcactttttttctcatgATTTTAAATCGAAACTCATGAAAAAAAGATcacaaatattaaaatgaacctatcttattcttttttcaacttttcatgcGTTTTTACGCAATTTCTAcacaaaaatcatgaaaaacatcgggaaaaaccacgaaaaaggcgaaaaatgctttaaaaaattatttttttgagtgCATTTTTCTGCGATCTAATAATAAATCAACCATTAGTTttataacaataaaaaaaataatttcagaatataaTAAGCGTACTAGCAGTCGTACTTCGCGGCGGTGACACCTCTTCAATCACAAAACAAGCAGCTGTGGAATGTGTTGAACAATGGTTAAGATTACCTGGAATGGCTCTTGATCAATGGACTCATGTATTATCAGACGTCCTTGGAGCAGTAGTTCAGGATTGGTTTGtgcagaaaaatattaaattttaaaagatcaTTAAACATTTAATATTTGCAGCACTGCTCTCGCGAGCATTCTGGATATTATTGCGGAAAACGACGAATTCCATCGAAATTCCACCCTTATCATTAGCATTTGTCAATACATTTGTTTCAACGTTTCCggtaaaattgaagaagaactAGGTGCGGATGCATCGAGTGAAGAAATTGCGACACTGGTGGCTGCCACGTGTAGTGTCTCTGAAAACTCTGTGCCAACACTTGTCGAGTGTGCAGCTCAAGGGGGAGATTCGGAGCTTgtaatgtgagttttttggaatattttgcaataaatgTCGGAAAGCAGTACCTAATATAActgtctaaaaaattttagatttttttctggattttacaacaaaaaaaattgttttgcagggaaatgtttgatttaatctgtcaaatttttattcatttttccgtaaaaaactCGATAATCCTTGTCAAAAGTTCGataaattcgataaaaattaatttaatattttttcgggaaaatgtctgcaaaatcttgaaaatcatTCAATTGCGCGGGATTTCAAAGATAATTCGGAAcgttccaatttatttttgctgcaaaatttaaaaaaaaatcataaaaatttaagaaaaattctataaactTTTGTggcgaaaaataaatacaaaatacaatttatttcagaCGTCTATCACAAGTAATGCAAGTTCTTGCGAATATGCAAGGACAATATCCATTAGAAGAAATAGTCTCAGATCTTCcttcaatttatttcattaCACTACGAACTGAAATCATGCAGACAATCAATTCTGGAATTCAAATTGATAAACAAATTCTTAGCCAAATCGGTCAAATCTAtgcaaaaattcttgaaatgtcAATAAAAAAGCTCGCGTTTCCATCAAAAGAGATATGGCTCAGTTGGAATCTTGAAGAACGAGAACAATTTGAATCATATCGAAAGACTCGAAGTGAAGCTTCTTATGATTCTTATCACTTTTCTGCGGCTGGaactcttgattttttgaatcaaacaTTGGAGCAGGCACTTGGTGCTGGTGATGTTAATaggtaatttttcagaaaaatcgaaaaacaaaaatttaatcagaaaatcggaaaaaaatatttttaaaaatgtacgGAAAAGTCGATAGattcgttttaaaaaaatgcccacttggattttaaaaaattatttaaaattgcaaagaaacccatagaaaattagattttttttatatcaaaaaattgaaaattaaaatcctCAACACTTTCTGGTcgttttgctatttttttcttgcatttttatgtgaaaaattgtgagatttttctattttcgattgaaaaaaccaaaacttttcgttttttttttggtttgccaaaaattttaatccaaTATAtgtttgcaacaaaaaatacttcaaaaatccgaattttgccacagaaaacatttttcgggaaaaaaaaacctattttccaaaaaaccaaaaaaaatacaaattttcaaaaaaaagcaacaacaaaaacctaaaacccaactttgtaaaatgaaaaccaaaaaaaaaattccaattttcccaacattttatattttccagaaCGGAGTCGTGTATCTTCCAATGGGAATGTGTAGCTGATTATCTCGGGGAAACCGATTACACAGCCATACTAAAATGCCTTGAAATGTGTGCTTCATCTCAATTATCTGCACCACCACCGTccacatcttcttcttcttctgataAAATCGATATTGATTTGAAtcgtcgtggcgagacccttaTGAGACTTTTCTATTCTTTGTCACATTTAATTCAAGAACATGAACAAGCCAAAGAGCTCGAGTGTGCTCTaattccaataattttgaCATATGTTTCGACAAGAATTCCAAGTGTCAGGCAAGCAATTGATACGTTACAGAAATTTAGTGAGGATCGGCCAGAGAGTTTGGAtgtgagtgttttttttagaaaaaattaaaaattttcgattttacggttttttgaaaaaaaaaattttaattttccaatacttttgtcaatttttgaaagacctttttaataattttcacaaaaaatctacttttttttgattaatccGTAGTTTTCAGGtcttttccgtattttttccagtttctaaatttttttgaaatggaaaaaaatgaagaaaaagtacggattttacaaaaatgtgtttaattttataaaaaaaatttttaaataaaaaaacacagaaattattgaaaaaacagaattattccgaaaaatcagaaaactggaaaaaatgtaaaaaatgtagtgaaaaagacgagaaaactaaaaatttatcagaaatatgttgattttgacggaaaaaatatgtaaaaaattgaaaaatgataggaatttattgaaaagttgaaaacaaacattttctatcaaaactaaaaaatgtatcaaaaccTTAACAAGAAATCTAACTTCTCCagaacccaaaaaattagaattttttcttccttGTGACTAAAAATCGagtgttttgaaaacattagTGAACAATTATTTGgtgccaaaaattgataaaattagtaaataaaaaaaaattttttaatacggTAAATTGAAGTCCCCAATGTACAAAATTCCAGATAATTGGGGAACAAATCTCAACAACATGCTACgagtttttcaattcttcaaaTGCACGTGATTCGGATCGATTAGCAGCTCTAAAATGTATTGGATATGTTTTATCGAGAAGAAAACCGTCTGAAACTATGGTAGAATGTAgattttcttagatttttcgaaacattcgtattttcagaaaatcattggtcaaattttgagtcagCAGAACATTAATGAACCAGGAATTGATGATCAAACCAGACATCGACGATATGCATTCCAGATTAACACTTTTTCCGCTTTGTTCGCCAGTTTAACCAATAAAAAAGGTAAGCAGTAAcagagaaaaatgatttatttttcgaaaaaaaaaatctggaaaaaaccagaaaaaagctttaaaaaaactgtttattttcaaataaaaacgcttttttcacgaaaaactcttaaaattCTGTTGAACTGTCGATATGTAactattcacattttttaataactagattgcgaattttttaaaatttttgaatacaaacAATACGAACAAAAGACaacattttgcttttttcgctttttttcaaaaaaaaaaagtttgaaagaaaacgaaaaattcccCGAACCTGTTGTAAACTGcaaaacttgataatttttaatttttacatctttcttttttttttttaattctgttaaccaaatttttaagttttacttttttttccaaaagtacaTTCGAAATTATATGCAAAACtatgcttaaaattttttttcaaagtttcccgtttcaaacataaaattttcgcattttttcagattccaacTCAACGTCACTTGGAGAAAATGATGAAGAACCGACTATAGTTCAATTGCTTTGTGAGGCGATTCCGGTTTTTGAAACACTATGTAGTGGTGGAAGTGGATTGGATGGAAGCAATAGTGGTTCACTTATTCAAGAAGTTTGTAAAGCTGTACGATCAGCACTGACATCTCTACCAGAACACTATCTACCTTCGTTTTTCCCATTTATTGTTTCACTTCTCAATTCGTCTCTATTTGTAACAGAATCAGTTATTGCGGCTTGTGCACTTGCAAAATCTACGGTTTTGGTACGTTTTTTTATGTTTGCAGCAcgtttatagttttttatgTTCCAGCAATGCGGATCGCTCGTTGGTGTGGATATGGCAAATGCATTTGCACAATGGATTCTGGCGTTCGAACAACATGTAGAGTCGCCACAAGTTGATGAATATCTCCAGCTGATCTACCAAGTTgtgcggaaaaattggaaaatgattaGAAAGTTCCCAGATCCATCGATGGCCGCATTTCAGTCTTCTcttaaaatttgtagttttgtGAGTGAAgcataaaaacattttaaaaacctttcaaaatcgaatttcagatAATCCTCAACTCGTCTGTTCCAACTGAAGTTCGAAGTGCTTCTCAGATTCTTGCGGCTCTTGCCACCTATGCCACTTCCCATGATGACGTTGCAATGAAATCAACGTTCGCCGAGAATGGTCCAATTTTGATTCGTGCTGTATTTCGAAGAGTACAAGGAGAGCTAATGCGGCCGACTGTTGAAGCATTGGCTGATATTCTTCTCTTTTACTTTAAAGAGTTCACCACAGACACAAGGTACAGCAATTTTTATCCAGACTCTAAATTTTGGGTTTTGCgccgaaaatacggtacccaGTCTCGACAACGTGTGTGTTCCTTTGAAGAAAAATCCCAGCaccgaaagtttgaaattacagtaccctcCAAAGGCGCACGTCTTTTTGCAATTTACACAAAAAGCGTgccgagaccgggtaccgtatttgtgg
The nucleotide sequence above comes from Caenorhabditis elegans chromosome III. Encoded proteins:
- the T16G12.6 gene encoding Exportin-T (Partially confirmed by transcript evidence), which produces MAVVSLDSDLLIATINEFYTTTDEHRRHEIDAILCRFKTDYECMQTVGACMRIISQPTSSSIVRYFGAVALYDVIRVRSEECIANEAVQLSLKTFLIDSLKSGAYAQTTSVLNKLSAALALFSLYCVPDLWPTPVQDLTPTLAGSPEILLKVLSDMAAEFSHVTMPLTQRSKLKGELHKFSENIISVLAVVLRGGDTSSITKQAAVECVEQWLRLPGMALDQWTHVLSDVLGAVVQDCTALASILDIIAENDEFHRNSTLIISICQYICFNVSGKIEEELGADASSEEIATLVAATCSVSENSVPTLVECAAQGGDSELVIRLSQVMQVLANMQGQYPLEEIVSDLPSIYFITLRTEIMQTINSGIQIDKQILSQIGQIYAKILEMSIKKLAFPSKEIWLSWNLEEREQFESYRKTRSEASYDSYHFSAAGTLDFLNQTLEQALGAGDVNRTESCIFQWECVADYLGETDYTAILKCLEMCASSQLSAPPPSTSSSSSDKIDIDLNRRGETLMRLFYSLSHLIQEHEQAKELECALIPIILTYVSTRIPSVRQAIDTLQKFSEDRPESLDIIGEQISTTCYEFFNSSNARDSDRLAALKCIGYVLSRRKPSETMKIIGQILSQQNINEPGIDDQTRHRRYAFQINTFSALFASLTNKKDSNSTSLGENDEEPTIVQLLCEAIPVFETLCSGGSGLDGSNSGSLIQEVCKAVRSALTSLPEHYLPSFFPFIVSLLNSSLFVTESVIAACALAKSTVLQCGSLVGVDMANAFAQWILAFEQHVESPQVDEYLQLIYQVVRKNWKMIRKFPDPSMAAFQSSLKICSFIILNSSVPTEVRSASQILAALATYATSHDDVAMKSTFAENGPILIRAVFRRVQGELMRPTVEALADILLFYFKEFTTDTRTLISGEPYGTSALVTSMFREIGNPRNFKQQTIRFNLAALRDPGSI